A region of Pirellulaceae bacterium DNA encodes the following proteins:
- a CDS encoding L-fuconate dehydratase produces the protein MPTISRLRVTDIRFPTSWEQHGSDAMNKDPDYSAAYVTLETDGPHVGHGLVFTLGRGTHLCVNAIEALAEKVEQQSLDSITANFGQFWRELTTGDSQLRWLGPEKGTVHMAAGAIINAIWDLWAKTEQKPLWQLLCELTPEKLISTIDFRYLTDAITPDEAREILEQLAPTRTDRIQQLKQDGYPAYTTSTGWLGYSDERLRHLCQAALADGWTSFKIKVGGDLQQDLHRLRIVREEIGDDHTLMLDANQIWDVNEAIEWMRELAQFNPTWIEEPTSPDDVVGHQRIAEAIRPIGVATGEMGQNRVLFKQLLQLQAIQFCQIDSCRLAGVNEVLAVMLMAAKFGVPVCPHGGGVGLCEHIQHLAIFDYVAVSGCLENHWAEYVNHLHEHFQDPVVIKNGRYRVPTSPGYSLDLLPESIHQYEYPGGSVWRKHLQQPT, from the coding sequence ATGCCGACCATCTCCCGCTTACGTGTGACGGACATTCGCTTCCCCACCTCATGGGAACAACATGGCTCAGATGCCATGAACAAGGATCCCGACTACTCGGCTGCTTACGTGACACTCGAAACCGATGGGCCACATGTCGGACACGGTCTGGTGTTCACTCTCGGTCGTGGCACCCATTTGTGCGTCAACGCGATTGAAGCACTCGCTGAAAAAGTCGAGCAACAATCACTCGATTCAATCACCGCAAATTTTGGTCAATTCTGGCGAGAGCTGACCACTGGCGACTCCCAATTGAGATGGCTTGGCCCGGAAAAAGGTACCGTGCACATGGCAGCGGGGGCCATCATCAATGCAATCTGGGACCTTTGGGCAAAAACCGAACAAAAGCCACTCTGGCAATTGCTCTGCGAACTCACCCCAGAAAAACTGATCTCGACGATCGATTTCCGCTATCTGACAGATGCCATCACACCCGACGAAGCGAGAGAAATTCTCGAACAACTCGCCCCCACGCGGACAGATCGAATCCAACAGCTGAAACAAGATGGATACCCAGCGTACACCACCAGCACCGGTTGGCTCGGCTATTCCGATGAGCGATTACGTCATCTTTGCCAAGCTGCCCTAGCCGATGGCTGGACCTCTTTCAAAATCAAAGTAGGCGGAGACCTGCAACAAGATCTTCATCGTCTGCGAATTGTTCGAGAAGAAATTGGTGATGATCACACACTGATGCTCGATGCCAATCAAATTTGGGATGTAAACGAGGCCATCGAATGGATGCGAGAATTGGCCCAATTCAATCCAACCTGGATCGAAGAGCCAACCAGTCCTGATGACGTCGTGGGACACCAAAGGATCGCAGAAGCGATCCGGCCGATCGGTGTGGCCACAGGTGAAATGGGGCAGAACCGAGTGCTGTTCAAACAACTCTTGCAGTTGCAGGCCATTCAATTCTGCCAAATCGACAGCTGCCGACTAGCGGGCGTTAATGAAGTGCTAGCTGTCATGCTGATGGCTGCAAAGTTTGGCGTCCCCGTTTGCCCGCACGGTGGCGGAGTCGGCCTGTGTGAACACATCCAACACTTGGCGATTTTTGATTACGTTGCCGTTAGCGGCTGCTTGGAGAATCACTGGGCGGAATACGTCAATCACCTGCATGAACACTTCCAGGATCCGGTGGTGATCAAAAACGGACGATATCGCGTCCCCACCTCCCCGGGTTACAGCCTCGACCTTCTACCGGAGTCGATCCACCAGTATGAATATCCTGGCGGTAGCGTCTGGCGAAAGCATCTTCAGCAGCCAACCTGA
- a CDS encoding KpsF/GutQ family sugar-phosphate isomerase, with product MNMQPNRFPRESVSETVQIVARSVICTEGRAVLRLADRIDDSFAEAVELLFRCRGSVIVTGMGKAGLVGQKIAATFASTGTRSHFLHPAEAIHGDLGRIHPDDVVVVLSHSGETEEVIRLLPSLAVLNVPVIAITGHAESQLGQQADVPVLMGELEEAGELKLAPSTSTTVMLTLGDALALTTSQLRGFQPEDFARFHPGGSLGRKLAMVEEFMRPIDQCRVASDSLSVRQVLVSLGRPGRRCGAVLLTDAAGVLTGIFTDSDLARILEQQQEQALDGPIRDVMTCSPRVVSAGMMLPNAIEILVERKISELPVVDDAGCPVGLIDITDVVGISSTLDTVDEVDEGDAEINEIAEADGSFPRILPLSNQQRNDA from the coding sequence ATGAATATGCAGCCAAATCGTTTTCCGAGAGAATCGGTAAGCGAAACTGTGCAGATCGTTGCTCGTTCCGTAATCTGTACGGAGGGGCGAGCTGTCTTGCGACTCGCTGATCGCATCGACGATTCGTTTGCCGAGGCGGTGGAGCTACTGTTTCGTTGTCGCGGTAGTGTGATCGTGACGGGCATGGGCAAGGCTGGTTTGGTCGGGCAGAAGATCGCCGCGACGTTTGCCTCCACGGGGACCCGGAGTCATTTTTTGCATCCGGCGGAAGCGATCCACGGTGACTTGGGTCGGATTCATCCCGATGATGTAGTCGTTGTATTGTCGCACAGCGGGGAAACCGAAGAGGTGATTCGTTTATTACCGTCACTTGCTGTTCTGAACGTGCCGGTGATTGCAATCACCGGCCATGCCGAAAGCCAGTTAGGGCAGCAAGCCGACGTTCCCGTGTTGATGGGTGAGCTGGAGGAAGCGGGTGAACTGAAATTGGCGCCCAGTACGAGTACGACCGTGATGTTGACCCTGGGAGATGCCTTGGCTTTGACGACGAGCCAGTTGCGAGGCTTTCAGCCCGAAGACTTTGCCCGATTCCATCCAGGCGGATCGCTCGGACGGAAACTGGCGATGGTGGAAGAGTTCATGCGACCCATCGATCAGTGTCGGGTTGCCTCGGACAGCCTGTCTGTGCGACAGGTGCTCGTTTCGCTGGGACGTCCTGGTCGGCGATGCGGAGCTGTCTTGTTGACCGACGCAGCGGGAGTTCTGACGGGCATCTTCACGGATAGTGATTTGGCGCGAATACTCGAGCAGCAACAAGAGCAGGCTTTGGATGGTCCAATCCGCGACGTGATGACTTGCTCACCACGGGTTGTTTCTGCGGGGATGATGTTGCCTAACGCGATCGAAATTCTGGTCGAACGTAAAATCAGCGAGTTGCCGGTTGTGGACGATGCGGGGTGCCCCGTTGGTTTGATCGACATCACCGATGTGGTCGGCATTTCGTCGACGCTCGATACGGTTGATGAGGTGGACGAAGGGGATGCCGAAATAAATGAAATAGCTGAAGCCGACGGATCGTTTCCTCGCATTCTTCCGCTTTCGAACCAACAACGAAATGATGCGTAA
- a CDS encoding ABC transporter ATP-binding protein: MEATVADAAEKPSQGAEIVIETRNLTKDYRDFWGRQKVRALKALDLDVREGEIFGLLGPNGSGKTTTIKLILGLLFPTSGEALVFGKKASDVSKNERIGYLPEESYLYKFLNAEETLDFYGRLFNMTPGERKQRVADLINMVGLDWAKRRQLKEYSKGMTRRIGLAQALINDPDLIVLDEPTTGLDPIGTREMKDLILNLKAAGKTVVMCSHLLADVQDVCDRIAILYQGDLKELGRVDNLLQVRDVTQIRAQGLSDEAKKEIRDVIERHGAKVLGIENPTTTLEELFLSIVRESEARPGRRATQSK, encoded by the coding sequence ATGGAAGCAACGGTTGCGGACGCGGCGGAAAAGCCGTCGCAGGGGGCCGAGATCGTGATTGAAACACGCAATCTGACGAAAGATTACCGCGACTTCTGGGGCCGCCAAAAGGTGCGAGCGCTCAAGGCACTCGATCTTGATGTGCGGGAAGGCGAAATCTTCGGATTACTCGGCCCAAACGGATCAGGAAAAACAACCACAATTAAGTTGATCCTTGGATTGCTATTCCCCACCAGCGGTGAAGCGTTGGTCTTTGGTAAAAAAGCCAGCGACGTATCCAAAAATGAACGCATTGGATACTTGCCGGAGGAATCCTACCTCTACAAGTTCCTCAACGCCGAAGAAACTTTGGATTTCTACGGTCGGCTGTTCAATATGACGCCCGGCGAGCGCAAGCAGCGCGTCGCCGACTTAATCAACATGGTCGGACTCGATTGGGCAAAGCGTCGACAGCTCAAAGAATACAGCAAAGGCATGACTCGGCGGATCGGCCTGGCACAGGCGCTCATTAACGATCCCGATCTGATTGTTCTCGATGAGCCGACCACAGGACTCGACCCGATCGGAACACGGGAAATGAAGGATTTAATCCTGAACCTGAAAGCCGCAGGCAAGACCGTGGTCATGTGCAGCCATCTCCTGGCAGACGTCCAAGACGTCTGTGATCGCATCGCAATACTCTATCAGGGCGATCTCAAGGAATTAGGGCGGGTGGACAATTTACTCCAGGTCCGCGATGTGACTCAAATTCGTGCTCAAGGCTTAAGCGACGAGGCCAAGAAAGAGATTCGAGATGTAATCGAGCGTCACGGAGCCAAAGTCCTCGGCATCGAGAATCCAACCACGACGCTTGAAGAACTTTTCTTAAGTATTGTTCGCGAAAGCGAAGCAAGGCCAGGGCGACGAGCGACACAAAGCAAGTAA
- a CDS encoding ABC transporter permease — protein sequence MVLEKPILPLFEWLSLNLPTFFAMVLAVILMGLFIGFLAGALRHGPIESLRILTTTVASAFRDLIQLSPRRLFAIARLSFQESIRRRVLVVFAVFVIALLFAGWFLDPSSSHPARLYLSFVLTSSNYLVLILAVFLSAFSLPTDIKNRTIYTIVTKPVRPWEIVVGRMLGFCAVGTVILVLMCVFSFFFVKRGLQHTHQVNPQQLASETVDVDGEPLNQQIGESSLARAHRHDITVNDAGEMIVTPNHDHFHRLAQTVAESRDGQYQLGAAEGFLQARVPIRGSLRFIDSTGKPSAGTNVGYENKYRKYVEGGTLAAAIWTFEGLQAEDFPDGLPIEMTLRVFRTFKGDIEQGLTGTLQLVKPAPVGPDGQPLSASEGWKSDEISFTARDYDAYQRFIPRKIDARDAQGNEITVDIFENLVDSKSDSLEIWVRCLDQDQYLGMAAADLYLRASDKPFWLNFLKGYTSIWFQMVVVTCFGVMFSTVVSGAVAMMATLAAVVMGLFKGFVVNVASGELPGGGPLESLVRLVKQTGQMVELDQAVGTTIIQRIDDVLMFIIQTVSYAMPDCSIFNTSRFVAYGFNIPAALMAQHFVITLAYVAVASAVGYFCFRTREIAA from the coding sequence ATGGTTTTGGAAAAACCGATTCTGCCGTTATTTGAATGGCTGTCGCTGAATTTACCAACCTTCTTCGCGATGGTCTTGGCAGTCATTTTGATGGGATTGTTCATCGGCTTCCTCGCAGGAGCGCTGCGGCACGGCCCCATTGAATCTCTCAGGATTTTGACGACAACTGTTGCCTCGGCGTTTCGTGATTTGATTCAATTGTCGCCAAGGCGACTGTTCGCAATTGCCCGACTGTCTTTTCAAGAATCGATTCGACGCAGAGTACTCGTCGTGTTTGCCGTGTTCGTGATCGCTTTGTTGTTTGCGGGTTGGTTTCTCGATCCCAGCAGTAGCCATCCGGCAAGGCTATATTTGAGTTTCGTGCTCACATCGTCAAATTACTTGGTTTTGATCCTGGCTGTCTTCTTGAGTGCATTTAGTCTACCCACGGACATCAAGAATCGAACCATTTACACCATCGTGACCAAACCTGTCCGGCCTTGGGAAATCGTGGTCGGTCGCATGCTCGGGTTTTGTGCCGTCGGTACGGTGATTCTGGTCTTGATGTGCGTCTTTAGTTTTTTCTTCGTCAAACGAGGCCTGCAACACACGCACCAAGTCAATCCTCAACAATTAGCCAGCGAAACCGTCGATGTCGACGGCGAACCCTTGAATCAACAGATTGGCGAATCCTCTCTGGCACGTGCCCATCGGCATGACATTACCGTCAATGATGCGGGCGAAATGATCGTGACACCGAACCACGATCACTTTCATCGACTCGCCCAAACGGTAGCTGAGAGCCGAGACGGCCAATATCAACTGGGAGCCGCTGAGGGATTTCTACAAGCACGTGTCCCCATTCGCGGCTCGCTTCGATTCATTGATTCAACGGGAAAACCAAGTGCCGGAACCAACGTTGGCTACGAAAACAAATACCGAAAGTATGTTGAAGGCGGAACATTGGCGGCCGCCATCTGGACGTTTGAAGGGCTGCAAGCCGAAGATTTCCCGGACGGACTTCCGATCGAAATGACGCTGCGCGTTTTCCGAACCTTCAAAGGCGACATCGAGCAAGGTTTGACCGGTACCCTTCAGCTGGTCAAGCCTGCGCCCGTTGGACCTGACGGCCAACCCCTTTCAGCGAGCGAGGGCTGGAAGAGTGACGAAATCAGCTTTACGGCACGCGACTACGATGCGTACCAGCGATTTATCCCGAGAAAAATCGATGCCCGAGACGCCCAGGGCAACGAAATCACGGTCGATATTTTCGAAAATCTGGTCGACTCAAAATCGGACAGCTTGGAGATTTGGGTTCGCTGCCTCGACCAGGACCAATATCTCGGGATGGCCGCTGCCGACCTCTACCTCCGAGCATCCGACAAGCCGTTTTGGTTGAACTTCCTCAAGGGTTACACAAGCATTTGGTTCCAGATGGTGGTCGTGACCTGTTTCGGCGTCATGTTCAGTACGGTAGTCAGCGGTGCAGTGGCCATGATGGCGACGTTGGCCGCGGTCGTCATGGGATTATTCAAAGGATTCGTCGTGAATGTCGCCAGTGGAGAATTGCCGGGCGGCGGCCCCTTGGAGTCCCTTGTCCGACTTGTCAAACAAACTGGACAAATGGTGGAACTTGACCAAGCCGTCGGAACGACAATTATTCAAAGGATTGACGACGTTTTAATGTTCATCATACAGACGGTTAGTTACGCCATGCCCGACTGCAGCATTTTCAATACCAGTCGCTTTGTCGCCTATGGGTTTAACATTCCTGCTGCGTTGATGGCACAACATTTTGTCATTACGTTGGCTTATGTCGCTGTCGCATCAGCCGTTGGCTACTTTTGCTTTAGAACTCGCGAGATTGCCGCATGA
- a CDS encoding DUF1559 domain-containing protein, translating into MFAKTAQKKAFTLVELLVVIAIIAILVLLLLPAVNAAREAARRASCINNIRQLGLALINFEGTHNRFPPSRGKVGGWSIHSRLLPFLEEGVLADEIDFDAPYDGVVTGSGQLLSSYRVNAYLCPSEVNDRVRLSGEIPKHYPISYGGNMGVWFVWDPVKRRGGPGVFYPQSWLSGRKFRDGLSKTLAFAEVKAYTPYERNAAADGDLPIPTTPEQLPAGGQQKFGPPIQKNTGHTEGVDGRVHQTGFTTTFLPNYDVSPSRVAGRSIDWTNQQEGKSSTVKTYAAVTARSYHTGLVNTVMLDGSSRPVTDDVDLKVWQAASTRSGRDSGSFDD; encoded by the coding sequence ATGTTCGCAAAAACGGCTCAAAAAAAAGCTTTTACACTGGTCGAGTTACTCGTTGTGATTGCCATTATTGCGATTCTCGTGTTGTTGCTCCTGCCGGCAGTGAACGCTGCCCGCGAGGCAGCCCGCAGAGCATCCTGTATCAACAATATTCGGCAATTAGGCTTAGCACTGATCAATTTCGAAGGCACTCACAACCGATTTCCGCCCAGTCGTGGCAAGGTGGGCGGTTGGTCGATCCATTCTCGTCTCTTGCCGTTCCTTGAAGAGGGCGTCTTGGCTGATGAGATCGATTTTGACGCCCCCTATGATGGAGTGGTGACGGGTTCGGGGCAATTACTCAGTTCCTATCGCGTCAACGCTTATCTTTGTCCTTCGGAGGTCAATGATCGGGTTCGACTGTCTGGTGAGATTCCTAAGCATTATCCGATCAGTTACGGGGGGAACATGGGAGTCTGGTTTGTCTGGGATCCCGTGAAGCGTCGCGGCGGACCAGGTGTGTTCTATCCTCAGAGTTGGCTGTCCGGACGCAAATTTCGCGATGGTCTAAGCAAGACGCTCGCGTTTGCAGAGGTGAAGGCGTACACCCCTTACGAGCGGAACGCGGCAGCGGACGGTGACCTACCGATCCCAACAACGCCCGAACAGCTTCCGGCAGGGGGACAACAGAAGTTTGGCCCGCCGATCCAAAAGAATACGGGTCACACCGAAGGGGTCGATGGGCGTGTCCATCAGACAGGTTTTACAACCACTTTCCTGCCCAACTACGATGTGAGTCCGAGCCGAGTTGCGGGTCGCAGCATCGATTGGACAAACCAACAGGAAGGCAAATCCAGTACGGTCAAGACTTATGCGGCTGTGACGGCTCGCAGTTACCATACTGGCTTGGTGAACACGGTGATGCTCGACGGTTCGTCGCGACCCGTGACGGACGACGTTGATCTGAAGGTCTGGCAAGCCGCCTCAACACGTAGCGGCCGCGATTCAGGCAGCTTTGATGATTAG
- the fba gene encoding fructose-bisphosphate aldolase class II (catalyzes the reversible aldol condensation of dihydroxyacetonephosphate and glyceraldehyde 3-phosphate in the Calvin cycle, glycolysis, and/or gluconeogenesis) — protein MALVPLRILLDHAAENNYGVAAFNVNNMEQIQAIMEAAEETDSPVIIQASRGARSYSQDAYLRHLMLAAAELYPHIPITMHQDHGNSVETCASAIENGFTSVMMDGSLEADGKSPASFDYNVDVTRKVVELAHPQNVSVEGELGCLGSLESGEGEQEDGHGAVGTLSHDQLLTDPEQAEEFVAATGVDALAVAIGTSHGAYKFTRQPDGEILDMKRIEEIHRRLPNTHLVMHGSSSVPQELQDIINQYGGNIRQTWGVPVEEIQRGIQSGVRKINVDTDNRLAITGAIRKVLAESPEKFDPRDYLKPARAAMKQVCVDRMVAFGQAGNASKMKSAISV, from the coding sequence ATGGCTCTCGTTCCTCTGAGAATTCTACTCGACCACGCGGCTGAAAATAATTACGGTGTGGCCGCATTCAATGTCAATAATATGGAACAGATTCAGGCCATCATGGAAGCGGCTGAAGAAACCGATTCTCCCGTCATTATTCAGGCTTCAAGAGGAGCTCGTTCCTATTCTCAGGATGCTTACTTGCGTCATCTGATGTTGGCGGCTGCGGAACTCTATCCGCACATTCCAATTACCATGCATCAGGATCATGGAAATAGCGTCGAGACTTGTGCCAGTGCAATCGAGAACGGATTCACCTCAGTCATGATGGATGGCTCACTCGAAGCGGACGGAAAGAGTCCGGCCTCCTTTGACTACAATGTCGATGTGACCCGCAAAGTCGTTGAATTGGCCCATCCACAAAATGTATCCGTCGAAGGTGAATTGGGCTGTCTGGGTTCGCTGGAGTCTGGCGAAGGTGAGCAGGAGGATGGCCATGGTGCGGTGGGCACTTTGTCGCACGATCAGCTGCTGACCGATCCGGAGCAAGCGGAAGAATTTGTGGCTGCCACCGGCGTGGATGCGTTAGCCGTGGCAATCGGAACCAGTCATGGAGCTTACAAGTTCACTCGTCAGCCCGATGGTGAAATTCTGGATATGAAACGTATCGAAGAAATTCATCGCCGACTTCCGAACACCCACCTGGTGATGCACGGTAGTAGTTCCGTCCCTCAGGAGCTGCAAGATATCATCAACCAGTATGGCGGCAATATTCGTCAAACGTGGGGTGTGCCGGTCGAAGAAATTCAGCGTGGGATTCAATCTGGCGTTCGTAAGATCAATGTTGACACCGACAATCGCTTGGCGATCACGGGGGCCATTCGCAAAGTGCTGGCAGAATCCCCGGAAAAGTTTGATCCGCGTGATTATTTGAAACCGGCTCGTGCTGCGATGAAACAGGTCTGTGTCGATCGCATGGTCGCTTTCGGCCAAGCCGGCAATGCAAGCAAAATGAAATCGGCGATCTCCGTTTAA
- a CDS encoding HAD hydrolase family protein, with protein MKIEARCQRIEMILSDVDGVLTDGGVVFDNDGIETKKFHIRDGLGIKLWQRAGYKFGLVTARNSHIVKVRSAELGIEIIRQGFEEKLLTIREILSQQGLEAEQVCFVGDDLTDLPAINSLGLGVAVADAAEEVRSSAHYVTQLSGGHGAVRETIELILKAKHRWGDLIQKYL; from the coding sequence ATGAAGATTGAAGCACGTTGTCAGCGGATCGAAATGATCCTGTCCGACGTTGATGGAGTTCTCACCGACGGAGGCGTTGTTTTTGATAACGACGGAATTGAAACTAAAAAGTTTCACATTCGAGATGGGTTGGGAATCAAGCTTTGGCAGCGGGCCGGTTACAAGTTTGGGCTGGTGACGGCTCGGAATTCGCACATTGTCAAAGTCCGTTCTGCCGAGTTGGGAATCGAGATTATTCGGCAGGGATTCGAAGAAAAGCTGTTGACGATTCGTGAAATTCTCTCTCAGCAAGGCCTTGAGGCAGAGCAAGTTTGTTTTGTCGGGGATGATTTGACTGATTTGCCAGCGATCAATTCGCTGGGACTGGGGGTTGCCGTCGCGGATGCGGCCGAAGAGGTGCGGTCTTCCGCCCACTACGTGACGCAACTCAGTGGCGGACACGGAGCGGTAAGAGAGACAATCGAACTTATCTTGAAAGCGAAGCACCGTTGGGGTGATCTGATTCAGAAATATTTGTAG